In a single window of the Massilia oculi genome:
- a CDS encoding superoxide dismutase: MPYALPPLPYAYDALEPHFDARTMEIHHTKHHQTYITNVNNALAEASVAEVPVEELISNIGALPQNIQTVVRNSGGGHANHALFWTVLSPDGGQPSGKVAKAIDDDLGGFDRFKDAFTKAAQTRFGSGWAWLTLGKDGKLLVESSANQDSPLMGEFAGMSGGTPILGLDVWEHAYYLQYQNKRPDYIAAFFNIINWAEVERRYEAALGSQVG, encoded by the coding sequence ATGCCTTATGCACTGCCGCCACTGCCCTATGCCTACGATGCCCTCGAACCGCATTTCGATGCGCGCACGATGGAAATCCACCATACCAAGCACCACCAGACCTATATCACCAATGTCAACAACGCCCTGGCCGAGGCCAGCGTGGCCGAGGTGCCGGTCGAAGAACTGATCAGCAATATCGGCGCGTTGCCGCAGAACATCCAGACCGTGGTGCGCAACAGCGGCGGCGGCCACGCCAACCACGCGCTGTTCTGGACCGTGCTGAGCCCGGATGGCGGCCAGCCCTCGGGCAAGGTGGCCAAGGCCATCGACGACGACCTCGGCGGCTTCGACCGTTTCAAGGACGCCTTCACCAAGGCCGCGCAGACCCGCTTCGGTAGCGGCTGGGCCTGGCTGACCCTGGGCAAGGACGGCAAGCTGCTGGTCGAAAGCAGCGCCAACCAGGACAGTCCGCTGATGGGCGAGTTCGCCGGCATGTCGGGTGGCACCCCGATCCTGGGCCTGGACGTCTGGGAGCACGCCTATTACCTGCAATACCAGAACAAGCGTCCCGACTATATCGCGGCCTTCTTCAACATCATCAACTGGGCCGAAGTCGAACGCCGCTACGAGGCGGCGCTGGGCAGCCAGGTCGGCTAA
- a CDS encoding tripartite tricarboxylate transporter substrate-binding protein: MLVENLPAAAGVPATAQIVRGAQDGSVLGMVASNHVINRAMGRTMPYDPLTGVAPITVIGSFPLVLVAVPSLPVRGAQDLIALARARPGVLNYGSGGAGSLLHLAVELLRAEAGGFDVQHVPYNGTAQMTADLLRNQIQFGFLSATVATPLIRSGKVRALGVSTRERSAFLPEVPTLAEQGLPGYSFDAWLALVAPAGLPPQLVERYHALAQEALASPEVRDALARQGMTFIGNSPAQAAAFLASELDKHTALVRRSGAALE; this comes from the coding sequence GTGCTGGTCGAGAACCTGCCCGCCGCCGCCGGCGTGCCGGCCACCGCGCAGATCGTGCGCGGGGCGCAGGATGGATCGGTGCTGGGCATGGTCGCCTCGAACCACGTCATCAATCGCGCCATGGGCAGGACGATGCCCTACGATCCGCTCACCGGCGTGGCGCCGATCACCGTGATCGGCAGCTTCCCGCTGGTGCTGGTGGCGGTTCCCTCCTTGCCGGTGCGGGGCGCACAGGACCTGATCGCGCTGGCAAGGGCGCGGCCGGGCGTCCTCAACTACGGTTCCGGCGGAGCCGGCAGCCTGCTCCACCTGGCCGTCGAGCTGCTGCGCGCGGAGGCGGGCGGTTTCGACGTCCAGCACGTGCCCTACAACGGCACGGCGCAGATGACGGCCGACCTGCTGCGCAACCAGATCCAGTTCGGCTTCCTGTCGGCGACGGTGGCGACGCCCCTGATCCGCAGCGGCAAGGTGCGCGCACTGGGCGTGTCGACACGGGAGCGCTCGGCCTTCCTGCCGGAGGTGCCGACGCTGGCCGAGCAGGGCTTGCCGGGCTACAGCTTCGATGCCTGGCTGGCGCTGGTGGCGCCGGCCGGCCTGCCGCCACAGCTGGTGGAGCGCTACCATGCGCTGGCGCAGGAGGCGCTGGCATCGCCCGAGGTCCGGGATGCACTGGCGCGCCAGGGAATGACGTTCATCGGCAACAGCCCGGCCCAGGCGGCCGCCTTCCTGGCGTCCGAGCTGGACAAGCACACGGCGCTGGTCAGGCGGTCCGGGGCGGCCCTGGAGTAG
- a CDS encoding alpha/beta fold hydrolase codes for MNKPSRHVVPAAHPVLLYSCLRALTTLLAAALLVAASASAQADAATASARPPRYETLPAVPPLPALAEQGHVENEGACIWYGIVGHGSPVILLHGGRASSLTWGHQVRALVARKHRVILVDSRGHGRSNLGEQPLSYALMARDVAAVMDRLELRRAALAGWSDGAIVGLELAMRQPQRVSRLFAFGPNVNRRHIEAPLPSPVLPLIGPRLRADYEAIAPDPQAFMRLGDAVAAMQAKEPDYTDAQLAALRGPAIAIAAADHDEFITMRHFKYAAAAIPDARLLVLRKVSHFAPWQDPACFNEAMLDFLDH; via the coding sequence ATGAACAAGCCATCCCGACACGTCGTTCCCGCCGCTCACCCGGTCCTGCTGTATTCCTGCCTGCGCGCCCTGACGACCCTGCTGGCGGCGGCGCTGCTGGTCGCCGCCAGCGCGAGCGCGCAGGCCGACGCCGCCACTGCGAGCGCCCGCCCGCCGCGCTACGAAACCCTGCCCGCGGTGCCGCCGCTGCCGGCGCTGGCCGAGCAGGGCCACGTCGAGAACGAAGGCGCGTGCATCTGGTATGGCATCGTCGGCCATGGCTCGCCGGTGATCCTGCTGCATGGCGGCCGCGCCAGTAGCCTGACCTGGGGCCACCAGGTGCGCGCGCTGGTGGCGCGCAAGCACCGCGTGATCCTGGTCGACAGCCGCGGCCATGGCCGCAGCAACCTGGGCGAGCAGCCGCTGTCGTATGCCTTGATGGCGCGCGACGTCGCGGCGGTGATGGACCGGCTCGAGCTGCGTCGCGCCGCGCTGGCCGGCTGGAGCGACGGCGCCATCGTCGGCCTGGAGCTGGCGATGCGCCAGCCGCAGCGCGTGAGCCGGCTGTTCGCCTTCGGCCCCAACGTCAACCGGCGCCACATCGAGGCGCCGCTGCCGTCGCCGGTGCTGCCGCTGATCGGCCCGCGCCTGCGCGCCGACTACGAGGCCATCGCCCCCGATCCGCAGGCCTTCATGCGCCTGGGCGACGCGGTGGCGGCGATGCAGGCGAAGGAGCCGGACTACACCGACGCCCAGCTGGCGGCGCTGCGCGGTCCGGCGATCGCGATCGCGGCGGCCGACCACGACGAATTCATCACCATGCGCCACTTTAAGTATGCGGCTGCCGCCATCCCCGATGCGCGCCTGCTCGTGCTGCGCAAGGTCAGCCACTTCGCGCCGTGGCAGGATCCGGCCTGCTTCAACGAAGCCATGCTCGACTTCCTCGATCACTGA
- a CDS encoding quinone oxidoreductase family protein, whose protein sequence is MTRQRMKAAVYDAAGGPEVLRYTGVDMPPCGPDQVLVRVGAISIEGGDLLHRANLAPEAPNHIVGFAAAGEIVEVGSAVTDRRVGQRVATGALEGSHAEFRAVRASATWIVPDGVDDAAAAAVPVAFGTAWHCVHERLRLAKGETLQVQGGAGMVGLAAIQIAHRLGARVIATVSGEERSARLRALGLDEAIDHRSQDVVAVVRELTSGHGADAVIDPVGATLAQSFEALREHGRLVFVGNAGGSLAPDLFPAMAKNLTLHGVFFGALWESPEVAATIDAILADVAADKLEVVIDRRFPLAEAAAAHRHAEQGGILGRTVMIP, encoded by the coding sequence ATGACCAGACAACGGATGAAGGCCGCGGTCTACGATGCCGCCGGCGGCCCCGAAGTGCTGCGCTATACCGGCGTCGACATGCCGCCGTGCGGCCCGGACCAGGTGCTGGTGCGGGTCGGGGCGATCTCGATCGAGGGCGGTGATTTATTGCATCGTGCTAATTTGGCGCCCGAGGCGCCGAACCATATCGTCGGCTTCGCCGCCGCCGGCGAGATCGTCGAGGTCGGCAGCGCGGTTACCGACCGGCGGGTCGGGCAGCGGGTGGCGACCGGGGCGCTGGAAGGTTCCCATGCCGAGTTCCGCGCCGTGCGCGCCAGCGCCACCTGGATCGTCCCGGATGGCGTTGACGATGCCGCCGCCGCAGCGGTGCCGGTCGCTTTCGGCACCGCCTGGCACTGCGTGCACGAACGGTTGCGGCTGGCCAAGGGCGAAACGCTGCAGGTACAGGGCGGCGCCGGGATGGTGGGCCTGGCGGCCATCCAGATCGCGCACCGGCTCGGCGCGCGGGTGATCGCCACCGTGTCGGGCGAGGAGCGCAGCGCCCGCCTGCGCGCGCTGGGGCTGGACGAGGCGATCGATCACCGCAGCCAGGACGTGGTGGCCGTGGTGCGCGAACTGACGTCCGGACACGGCGCTGATGCCGTCATCGATCCGGTCGGCGCCACGCTGGCCCAGTCGTTCGAGGCGTTGAGGGAACACGGGCGGCTGGTCTTCGTGGGCAATGCGGGTGGCTCGCTGGCGCCGGACCTGTTCCCCGCCATGGCCAAGAACCTCACGCTGCACGGCGTGTTCTTCGGTGCGCTGTGGGAAAGCCCGGAAGTGGCGGCGACGATCGACGCCATCCTGGCGGACGTCGCGGCTGACAAGCTCGAGGTCGTCATCGACCGCCGCTTCCCGCTGGCCGAAGCCGCGGCGGCCCACCGCCATGCCGAGCAGGGCGGGATACTCGGCCGTACCGTCATGATCCCCTGA
- a CDS encoding sensor histidine kinase — MSILLLALGGTGAQAAAPNGLEHRRWLSADGGPSQVGAIAEGADGYLWLGTNDSLVRFDGLRFRRQSPAARGAPAIVSSLLAQGDALWVGLRSGGVALARAGRPLAREHGPGAPAGVVFGLAQGHDGALWAAADDGLARRVDGAWRRIGPDHGFDGGARAVFVDRDGIVWAAGERRLYYLRAGARRFIDAGVAVADAGQIAQAPDGAIWLTERREGRIHRVELDGQTVSSGVARLAAPATSLVFDRAGGLWLGTTGRGLLHVAHPDGLAALAGASDFTAREGLSADFVWRLHLDASGNLWVGTNAGLDRFRQRILAPSAFPPDALNVALVAGDDGSLWGGAGSGPALRLQDGHVQALAMPAPVNSALRDADGGIWMAGPAGIWRSRGANLAFVADLPPGAAGQAPVRAMARDAQGVLWVSVNKVGLFRLEAQGWVRAPLAPGRDSQRMPVSALAAPDGWLWFGYRDGLLEARRGGQTLRWSASDGLDLGHVTALAHHAGRTWVGGQHGLAYVEAGRLRRLPLPDDGMFDNIYAIVPAPGADGREADLWLHARAGIFQVGAAELRRAAATPGHRLRYRSFDALGGLANDPHQVLPLPTAVRAADGRLWFSTGGGVVSLDPARLPPPEPGPAVEIEAVSIDGARLSADAPLSLGPEARRIAIDYTAPRLAAPERLSFRYRLDGFDTDWVDAGRARQAIYTGLAPGDYAFRVVALNKDGVPSPREAVLPLRVARAFYRHPLFLAGAGLLLLAALQTVYRTTARRAAERVRDRLQERHRERERIARELHDTLLQGVQGLVLRFQAAADVLPPGAPSRAQLEQALARADQVLVEGRDRVRALRAGPLDAGELHEALAAAGEELAAQWTCGFAFTVGGTVRRLQPAILDEVYRIGHEALRNAFAHARAAQVTVDVTYRRAAFVLKVADDGCGIDPSWLEEHGRPDHWGLLGMRERAERIGARLGIGSGAGREGGRGTRVVLTLPARIAYRRRPFWRPDWLRGA, encoded by the coding sequence TTGTCGATCCTGCTGCTGGCGCTTGGCGGCACAGGCGCACAGGCGGCCGCGCCGAACGGACTGGAGCACCGTCGCTGGTTGTCCGCCGACGGCGGGCCGAGCCAGGTCGGCGCGATCGCCGAAGGCGCCGACGGTTATCTATGGCTCGGCACCAACGATTCGCTGGTGCGCTTCGACGGCTTGCGCTTCCGGCGCCAGTCTCCCGCAGCGCGCGGGGCGCCAGCCATCGTCTCCTCGCTGCTCGCGCAAGGCGATGCGCTGTGGGTCGGTTTGCGCAGCGGCGGCGTGGCGCTGGCGCGGGCGGGGCGGCCGCTCGCACGCGAGCACGGGCCCGGCGCACCCGCCGGCGTGGTCTTCGGCCTGGCGCAAGGACACGACGGCGCCCTCTGGGCCGCCGCCGACGATGGCCTGGCGCGGCGCGTGGACGGCGCCTGGCGGCGCATCGGCCCTGACCATGGCTTCGATGGCGGCGCGCGCGCCGTGTTCGTCGATCGCGACGGCATCGTCTGGGCTGCCGGCGAGCGCCGGCTGTACTACCTGCGGGCCGGCGCGCGGCGTTTCATCGACGCCGGTGTGGCGGTGGCCGACGCCGGTCAGATCGCCCAGGCGCCCGATGGCGCCATCTGGCTGACGGAACGACGGGAAGGCAGGATCCATCGCGTGGAGCTGGACGGGCAGACCGTGTCCTCCGGCGTCGCCCGGCTCGCGGCGCCGGCAACGAGCCTCGTGTTCGACCGCGCCGGCGGCCTGTGGCTGGGCACCACCGGCCGCGGCCTGCTTCATGTCGCGCATCCCGATGGCCTGGCGGCCCTGGCCGGCGCCAGCGACTTCACGGCCAGGGAGGGCCTGAGCGCGGACTTCGTGTGGCGGCTGCACCTGGATGCCTCCGGCAATCTGTGGGTCGGCACTAATGCCGGCCTGGACCGCTTTCGACAGCGCATCCTGGCGCCGTCGGCCTTCCCGCCCGATGCGCTGAACGTGGCGCTGGTCGCCGGCGACGATGGCAGCTTGTGGGGCGGAGCAGGCAGCGGTCCCGCGCTGCGGCTGCAGGATGGCCATGTGCAGGCGCTGGCCATGCCGGCGCCGGTCAACAGCGCGCTGCGCGACGCCGACGGCGGCATCTGGATGGCCGGCCCGGCCGGCATCTGGCGCTCCCGTGGCGCGAATCTGGCGTTCGTCGCCGACCTGCCGCCCGGCGCCGCCGGCCAGGCGCCGGTGCGCGCGATGGCGCGCGATGCGCAAGGCGTGCTGTGGGTATCGGTCAACAAGGTCGGGCTGTTCCGGCTCGAGGCGCAAGGGTGGGTGCGGGCGCCGCTGGCGCCGGGCCGCGACAGCCAGCGCATGCCGGTCAGCGCGCTGGCCGCGCCCGACGGCTGGCTGTGGTTCGGCTACCGCGACGGCCTGCTCGAAGCGCGCCGCGGCGGGCAAACGCTGCGCTGGAGCGCCTCCGACGGTCTCGACCTCGGCCACGTCACCGCGCTGGCGCACCATGCGGGACGCACCTGGGTCGGCGGCCAGCATGGCCTGGCGTATGTCGAAGCGGGCCGCCTGCGCCGCCTGCCGCTGCCGGACGACGGCATGTTCGACAATATCTACGCCATCGTCCCGGCGCCGGGGGCCGACGGCCGCGAGGCCGACCTGTGGCTGCATGCCCGGGCGGGCATCTTCCAGGTCGGCGCGGCCGAACTGCGGCGCGCCGCCGCCACGCCCGGCCATCGTCTGCGCTACCGTTCCTTCGATGCGCTGGGCGGCCTGGCGAACGACCCGCACCAGGTGCTGCCGCTGCCGACCGCCGTGCGCGCGGCCGACGGCCGGCTGTGGTTCTCGACGGGCGGCGGCGTGGTGTCGCTGGATCCGGCGCGCCTGCCGCCGCCGGAACCCGGGCCCGCGGTCGAGATCGAAGCGGTCAGCATCGACGGCGCCCGGTTGAGCGCCGATGCCCCGCTCAGCCTGGGGCCGGAGGCGCGGCGCATCGCCATCGACTACACGGCGCCGAGGCTGGCCGCGCCGGAGCGCCTGAGCTTTCGCTACCGGCTGGACGGCTTCGATACCGACTGGGTCGATGCCGGCCGCGCGCGCCAGGCCATCTATACCGGTCTGGCGCCGGGCGACTATGCGTTTCGTGTCGTCGCCCTGAACAAGGATGGCGTGCCGAGCCCGCGCGAGGCCGTGCTGCCGCTGCGCGTCGCGCGCGCCTTCTACCGCCATCCGCTGTTCCTGGCGGGGGCCGGCCTGCTGCTGCTGGCAGCCTTGCAAACGGTCTACCGGACCACCGCGCGGCGCGCCGCCGAGCGCGTGCGCGACCGCCTTCAGGAGCGCCACCGCGAACGCGAGCGCATTGCGCGCGAGCTGCACGACACCTTGCTGCAGGGCGTGCAAGGACTGGTGCTGCGGTTCCAGGCGGCGGCCGACGTGCTGCCGCCCGGCGCCCCCTCCCGTGCGCAGCTGGAACAGGCCCTGGCGCGCGCCGACCAGGTGCTGGTCGAAGGGCGCGACCGCGTGCGCGCGCTGCGCGCAGGGCCGCTCGATGCCGGCGAACTGCACGAAGCGCTGGCGGCAGCGGGCGAGGAATTGGCCGCGCAGTGGACATGCGGGTTCGCGTTCACGGTCGGCGGGACGGTCAGGCGCCTGCAGCCGGCCATCCTGGACGAGGTCTACCGGATCGGCCACGAAGCGCTGCGCAATGCCTTCGCCCATGCCCGGGCGGCGCAGGTGACGGTGGACGTGACCTACCGGCGCGCCGCCTTCGTGCTGAAGGTGGCGGACGATGGCTGCGGTATCGACCCGTCCTGGCTCGAGGAGCACGGCCGGCCCGACCACTGGGGCTTGCTCGGCATGCGCGAACGCGCCGAGCGCATCGGGGCCAGGCTGGGCATCGGCAGCGGCGCGGGACGGGAAGGAGGGCGCGGCACACGGGTGGTGCTGACGCTGCCGGCACGCATCGCTTATCGTCGCCGCCCGTTCTGGCGGCCGGACTGGCTGCGCGGCGCCTGA
- a CDS encoding VTT domain-containing protein — MLTTLLDWFLHLDRHLAVLAAEYQILVYILLFAVIFVETGVVVMPFLPGDSLLFVTGALAAKGMLSLPVLIPLLIVAAVVGDIVNFAIGTLFRDRVKHGYRLRFIKPEHIAHTERFFERHGPKTIVLARYVPIVRTLAPFVAALGSMRYRTFLSYNVAGGTLWVVSLTVAGFAFGNITWVNDNLTAVIMGIIVLSLVPGIVAWLQERHRAKAGA; from the coding sequence ATGCTCACCACACTCCTCGACTGGTTCCTCCACCTGGACCGTCACCTGGCCGTCCTTGCGGCCGAATACCAGATCCTCGTCTACATCCTGCTGTTCGCCGTGATCTTCGTCGAGACCGGCGTCGTCGTGATGCCCTTCCTGCCCGGCGACTCGCTGCTGTTCGTGACCGGCGCGCTGGCGGCGAAAGGCATGCTGTCGCTGCCCGTCCTGATCCCGTTGCTGATCGTCGCGGCGGTGGTCGGCGACATCGTCAACTTCGCGATCGGTACGCTGTTCCGCGACCGGGTGAAGCACGGCTACCGGCTGCGCTTCATCAAGCCCGAACACATCGCCCACACCGAACGCTTCTTCGAGCGCCATGGTCCCAAGACCATCGTACTGGCGCGCTACGTGCCGATCGTGCGCACCCTGGCGCCTTTCGTCGCCGCGCTGGGCAGCATGCGCTACCGGACCTTCCTGTCGTATAACGTGGCCGGCGGCACCCTGTGGGTCGTGTCGCTGACGGTGGCCGGCTTCGCTTTCGGCAATATCACCTGGGTCAACGACAACCTGACGGCAGTCATCATGGGCATCATCGTGCTGTCCCTGGTGCCGGGCATCGTGGCCTGGCTCCAGGAGCGCCATCGCGCGAAGGCTGGCGCCTAG
- a CDS encoding DUF3325 domain-containing protein: MPDALLLLLALLACVAGMGWFALSMDVHWSQVRGAAPCTPALARTLRMGGAASLLLSLALCLTVDSPSIAVLVWLMALAGATLTITFTLTWRASILGMLVFWTGPGAR; encoded by the coding sequence ATGCCTGATGCGCTGCTCCTGCTGCTGGCCCTGCTGGCCTGCGTGGCCGGCATGGGGTGGTTCGCCCTGTCGATGGACGTGCACTGGTCCCAGGTAAGGGGCGCAGCCCCCTGTACTCCGGCCCTGGCCAGGACCCTGCGCATGGGCGGCGCGGCAAGCCTGCTGCTGTCCCTGGCCCTCTGCCTGACGGTGGATTCGCCCTCGATCGCAGTGCTGGTATGGCTCATGGCGCTGGCCGGCGCCACGCTCACGATCACCTTCACGCTCACCTGGCGCGCCAGCATCCTCGGGATGCTGGTATTCTGGACAGGACCAGGCGCCCGGTGA
- the fahA gene encoding fumarylacetoacetase, which produces MDKPQLDRTLDPALRSWVASANAPDTDFPIQNLPFGRFRRKGELAWRIGVAIGDQVLDLERAGLVADADMNRLMGQGRTAREALRLAISRGLAEGSAKREAWLARAALVAQAEVELGLPCTIGDYTDFYTGIHHATTVGRMVFPDSPLGANYKWAPLAYHGRASSIGVSGQRFHRPHGQALAPGAAAIEPVLGPSSCVDFELELGAFIGKPNAPGTPIAIGAAEEHLFGFTLLNDWSARDIQAWEYHPLGPFLSKSFATTISPWIVTPEALSPFRAPSSRPGGDPAPLAYLDSARNRELGAIDITLEAWIQSAAMARAGLPPERLMRSNYRDAYWTAAQMIAHHAVGGCNLRSGDLLGTGTLSGPQPEQGGSLLELGAAGRRSVALSNGETRRWLADGDTVILRGFCERPGYRRIGFGECAGTVLAALPMARACAAG; this is translated from the coding sequence ATGGACAAGCCGCAGCTCGACCGCACGCTGGATCCTGCCTTGCGCAGCTGGGTGGCGTCGGCGAACGCCCCGGACACCGACTTCCCGATCCAGAACCTGCCGTTCGGGCGCTTCCGGCGCAAGGGCGAACTGGCCTGGCGCATCGGCGTCGCCATCGGCGACCAGGTGCTCGACCTCGAACGCGCAGGCCTGGTGGCGGACGCCGACATGAACCGCCTGATGGGGCAGGGAAGGACGGCGCGCGAAGCCCTGCGCCTCGCCATCTCGCGCGGCCTGGCCGAGGGTAGCGCCAAACGCGAAGCCTGGCTGGCGCGCGCCGCCCTGGTGGCCCAGGCCGAGGTCGAGCTGGGGCTGCCGTGCACGATCGGCGACTACACCGATTTTTATACCGGCATCCACCATGCGACCACGGTCGGGCGCATGGTCTTTCCCGACAGTCCACTGGGCGCCAATTACAAATGGGCGCCGCTGGCCTACCACGGCCGCGCCTCGTCGATCGGCGTGAGCGGCCAGCGCTTCCATCGTCCGCACGGCCAGGCGCTGGCCCCGGGCGCGGCGGCCATCGAGCCGGTGCTGGGGCCGTCGTCCTGCGTCGATTTCGAGCTCGAACTGGGCGCCTTCATCGGCAAGCCGAATGCGCCCGGCACGCCGATCGCGATCGGCGCCGCCGAGGAACACCTGTTCGGCTTCACCCTGCTCAACGACTGGAGCGCGCGCGACATCCAGGCCTGGGAATACCATCCGCTCGGGCCCTTCCTGTCGAAAAGCTTCGCCACCACCATCTCGCCCTGGATCGTCACGCCGGAGGCGCTGTCGCCGTTTCGCGCGCCGTCGTCGCGCCCCGGGGGCGATCCCGCGCCGCTTGCGTATCTCGACTCGGCGCGCAACCGCGAGCTGGGGGCGATCGACATCACGCTCGAAGCATGGATCCAGAGCGCGGCCATGGCGCGCGCCGGCCTGCCGCCCGAACGCCTGATGCGTTCGAACTACCGAGATGCCTACTGGACCGCGGCGCAGATGATCGCCCATCATGCGGTGGGCGGCTGCAACCTGCGCAGCGGCGACCTGCTCGGCACCGGAACCCTGTCCGGACCGCAGCCGGAGCAGGGCGGGTCGCTGCTCGAGCTGGGCGCCGCCGGACGGCGCTCCGTGGCGCTGTCGAATGGGGAGACGCGCCGCTGGCTCGCCGATGGCGACACCGTGATCCTGCGCGGATTCTGCGAGCGGCCGGGCTACCGGCGCATCGGCTTCGGCGAATGCGCGGGGACGGTGCTGGCGGCGCTGCCGATGGCGCGCGCCTGCGCCGCGGGCTGA
- a CDS encoding TonB-dependent receptor produces MKIKLLPLALGLSGLAPVVHAADPAIVMGEVRVSAQRDAGALRSSTVLTSVDVLGADKIEDKNVTNSWELVGQLPGIQLTETRMGAESGKVTFRAFNGEGYINGIKVLIDGIPSNVNSGNQRFIDMIFPLEIDYIEVVRGTNDPRYGLHNIGGNINFGTRQGGNYLDGRFTVGSFDTREVQLAYGKETDGFSQNYILAKQDTDSYRRNHGDSDKYSLGGKWFLTSKDKSLTGGVILRTYRHDADEPGFLTAAELAWDRRQSPAKNANDFTKRDMHHASAHLDWQISPNAFLSNKLYYNEYQDDRRVTFTSNPAGHAPRQRRLWDEQQLGFMSTLTWRASERVTVDGGVNTERQDNGYKRQRYLYALPTDFSTPAAIQNDDRYKLNNVGAYVQAVIKATDTLRIVPGYRVDRFTGSSSLPGKLGSGLTAGLQDYGWIKQPKFSMVYSPAADVSVYGNWGRTFQILTGSVGPAYLVPGQAPFDASINTGKEVGIKLKPGARSDLRLAIWRQDATGEVANMPATGTTVGLGETRREGIDLQLSGKVTDKLALWASHSLQKAEVVSAFAADGVSLAGKEVFSTPRHISNVGLDYHPSAHWHFGLQGRAQGNYFIDSPNALGKYGGFVLFDANMRYAITPRVSVDVQVKNIADRRYEYAWYDNFFWPASQAQPMYSSGNGRAAYVSLNVKL; encoded by the coding sequence ATGAAAATAAAGCTGCTTCCCCTGGCGCTCGGCCTGTCCGGCCTCGCGCCCGTCGTCCATGCCGCCGACCCCGCCATCGTGATGGGCGAAGTGCGCGTCAGTGCCCAGCGCGACGCCGGCGCGCTGCGATCGAGCACCGTCCTGACCTCGGTCGACGTGCTCGGCGCCGACAAGATCGAAGACAAGAACGTGACCAATAGCTGGGAGCTGGTCGGCCAGCTGCCCGGCATCCAGCTCACCGAAACCCGCATGGGCGCCGAGTCGGGCAAGGTGACCTTCCGCGCCTTCAATGGCGAAGGCTATATCAACGGCATCAAGGTGCTGATCGACGGCATTCCGAGCAACGTCAACAGCGGCAACCAGCGCTTCATCGACATGATCTTCCCGCTGGAGATCGACTATATCGAGGTGGTGCGCGGCACCAATGACCCGCGCTATGGCCTGCACAATATTGGCGGCAACATCAATTTCGGTACGCGCCAGGGCGGCAACTACCTGGACGGCCGCTTCACGGTCGGCAGCTTTGATACCCGCGAAGTCCAGCTGGCGTATGGCAAGGAAACCGACGGTTTTTCGCAAAACTACATTCTGGCCAAACAGGATACCGACAGCTACCGCCGCAATCACGGCGATTCCGACAAATACTCGCTCGGCGGCAAGTGGTTCCTGACCTCGAAGGACAAGTCCCTGACCGGTGGCGTGATCCTGCGCACCTACCGTCACGACGCCGACGAGCCCGGGTTCCTGACAGCGGCCGAACTGGCCTGGGACCGGCGCCAGTCGCCGGCCAAGAATGCCAATGATTTCACCAAGCGCGACATGCACCATGCCAGCGCCCACCTGGACTGGCAGATCTCGCCAAACGCCTTTCTCAGCAACAAGCTGTACTACAACGAGTACCAGGATGACCGCCGCGTCACCTTCACCAGCAACCCGGCCGGCCACGCCCCGCGCCAGCGCCGCCTGTGGGACGAGCAGCAGCTCGGCTTCATGAGCACGCTGACCTGGCGCGCCAGCGAGCGCGTGACGGTCGATGGCGGCGTCAACACCGAGCGCCAGGACAATGGCTACAAGCGCCAGCGCTACCTGTACGCGCTGCCGACCGATTTCAGTACCCCGGCTGCGATCCAGAACGACGACCGCTACAAGCTCAACAACGTCGGCGCCTACGTGCAGGCGGTCATCAAGGCCACCGATACCCTGAGGATCGTGCCGGGCTACCGCGTCGACCGCTTCACGGGCAGCAGCTCGCTGCCGGGTAAGCTGGGCTCCGGCCTGACCGCCGGCTTGCAGGATTACGGATGGATCAAGCAGCCCAAGTTCAGCATGGTGTACAGCCCGGCCGCCGACGTAAGCGTGTACGGCAACTGGGGGCGTACCTTCCAGATCCTGACCGGCTCGGTCGGGCCGGCCTACCTGGTGCCGGGGCAGGCGCCGTTCGACGCCTCGATCAATACCGGCAAGGAAGTCGGGATCAAGCTCAAACCGGGCGCGCGCAGCGACCTGCGCCTGGCAATCTGGCGCCAGGATGCGACCGGCGAAGTGGCGAACATGCCGGCCACCGGCACCACGGTCGGCCTGGGCGAGACGCGCCGCGAAGGGATCGACCTGCAGTTGTCGGGCAAGGTCACCGACAAGCTCGCGCTGTGGGCCTCGCACTCGCTGCAAAAAGCCGAGGTGGTGAGCGCCTTTGCCGCCGACGGTGTGTCACTGGCAGGCAAGGAAGTGTTCTCGACGCCGCGCCATATCAGCAATGTGGGCCTCGACTATCACCCGTCCGCGCACTGGCACTTCGGACTGCAGGGACGGGCGCAGGGCAATTACTTCATCGATAGCCCGAACGCGCTGGGCAAATATGGCGGCTTCGTGCTGTTCGACGCCAATATGCGCTACGCGATCACGCCGCGTGTGAGTGTCGACGTGCAGGTCAAGAATATCGCCGACCGCCGCTACGAATACGCGTGGTACGACAATTTCTTCTGGCCGGCGAGCCAGGCGCAGCCGATGTATTCGTCGGGCAACGGTCGCGCAGCGTATGTGTCGCTGAACGTGAAACTGTAA